One genomic region from Streptomyces sp. NBC_01304 encodes:
- a CDS encoding Lrp/AsnC family transcriptional regulator yields MADSVELDPVDLHILRLLQNDARTTYRDLAAQVGVAASTCLDRVARLRRSGVILGHQLRVDPVRLGRGLEALLSVQVRPHRRELVGPFVDRIRALPQSRALFHLTGPDDYLVHVAVADAAELQRLVLDEFTAHREVARVETRLIFQQWDCGPLMPPGAEDRESADGRVPGTAES; encoded by the coding sequence ATGGCCGATTCTGTCGAACTGGACCCGGTGGACCTGCACATTCTGCGGCTCCTGCAGAACGACGCCCGGACCACCTATCGCGACCTCGCCGCCCAGGTCGGTGTCGCCGCCTCGACCTGTCTGGACCGGGTGGCGCGGCTGCGCCGCTCCGGAGTGATTCTCGGCCATCAGCTGCGGGTCGATCCGGTGCGGCTCGGGCGTGGCCTGGAAGCGCTGCTCTCGGTGCAGGTCAGACCGCACCGGCGGGAGCTGGTCGGGCCGTTCGTGGACCGGATCAGGGCGCTGCCCCAGTCGCGGGCGCTGTTCCATCTGACCGGGCCCGACGACTACTTGGTGCATGTGGCCGTGGCCGACGCCGCGGAGCTCCAGCGCCTCGTGCTCGACGAATTCACCGCGCACCGTGAAGTGGCGCGCGTGGAAACCCGGTTGATCTTCCAGCAGTGGGACTGCGGGCCGCTGATGCCGCCGGGGGCCGAGGATCGGGAGAGCGCCGACGGCCGAGTTCCGGGGACCGCCGAGAGCTGA